Proteins encoded by one window of Rubinisphaera margarita:
- a CDS encoding glutathione peroxidase, producing the protein MKYSLLMLAAVATVFSASPVSAKAPESPLSYEVTSLSGEKVDLSKYKGKVVMIVNVASRCGATPQYETLQQLHEMYSDKGLVILGFPCNQFGKQEPGTAAQIQEFCTSNYGVTFDMFSKIDVNGDDASPLYKHLTSEEASPEHAGDIRWNFEKFLIGKDGKVVARFRTGVQPNSDQVIATIERELKK; encoded by the coding sequence ATGAAGTACAGTCTGCTGATGCTCGCCGCCGTTGCGACGGTTTTTTCTGCGTCGCCTGTTTCCGCGAAAGCTCCCGAAAGCCCACTCAGTTATGAAGTCACGTCGCTGAGCGGCGAAAAGGTCGACCTTTCCAAGTACAAAGGGAAGGTCGTGATGATCGTCAACGTCGCAAGCCGCTGCGGAGCCACTCCGCAGTACGAAACGCTTCAGCAGCTCCACGAAATGTACAGCGATAAAGGTCTGGTCATTCTCGGCTTCCCGTGCAATCAGTTCGGAAAGCAGGAGCCAGGCACGGCTGCTCAGATTCAGGAGTTCTGCACGTCGAACTACGGCGTGACGTTCGATATGTTCTCCAAGATCGACGTGAATGGCGACGATGCTTCGCCGCTCTACAAGCATCTGACTTCGGAAGAAGCCAGCCCGGAACACGCGGGTGATATCCGCTGGAACTTTGAGAAGTTCCTGATCGGGAAAGACGGCAAAGTGGTGGCTCGATTCCGGACAGGCGTGCAGCCAAACTCGGATCAGGTGATCGCCACCATCGAACGAGAACTGAAGAAGTAA
- a CDS encoding c-type cytochrome domain-containing protein: MKPLLLLVTIFGLGFGFSEVRAADEEEKPAKKITFDDDILPIFRQRCGSCHNGNDQKGGLVLDTYVGMMQGGGSGDVIEQGDASSSYLYMVIAHESEPFMPPNQPKMPEAELALIRDWIDMGALENQGSKVVKKKNELAKIEISTERPADAPVMPPESLTLDPVHVYGHANSITALATSPWAPLAAVSGFEQIVLYNTSTGLLAGVLPFPEGVPQILKFSRNGQLLMAGGGRGGASGKVIVFDIKTGNRVAEIGNEYDSVLAADISSDHALVALSGPKRLIRVHSVQTGELLYEKKKHTDWVLAVEFSPDGVLLATADRSNGMQLWESLTGNEYLSLKGHSGPITDVSWRPDSNMLGSCSEDGTIRLWELNNGNEVKRWNAHGGGVSAMDFTRDGNIISIGRDRKVKLWQLDGKEIKSFGDFRDLGLEVAYDAENKRALGGDWTGEVRVWDTTTGTQLFTLAPNPADLPQQLSQVTGNLAEQSKKQEAATKELAALNAKIAARSQSVEAKKKEIAGQEVALKTANEQKAAAQKKVDTAKAALTKANADVAKLSGNRDQLAKTLAAEQKDVAAKKDAIDKATVAKQAADKKVTDTTAQIQELEKQGESAQDALAQAKAALAEAQKAAEAANQTLAAANQAHQAAVAKVQATQKSQQENAPALAAAQKSAGEQTAAVKTAEQEVNTANASIAKLNQSVPALKKQLAEMEKAAPVTEDEKKKQAELAAAAKQAEQLVAVLKAHHQRVEKQMAGAQQASAN, translated from the coding sequence ATGAAGCCTCTCCTTCTCCTTGTGACCATTTTTGGTCTGGGATTCGGCTTTTCCGAAGTCCGTGCTGCGGACGAAGAAGAAAAACCGGCCAAGAAGATCACCTTTGATGACGACATCCTTCCGATCTTTCGCCAGCGTTGTGGTTCCTGTCACAACGGCAACGATCAGAAAGGTGGCCTCGTTCTCGACACCTATGTCGGCATGATGCAGGGGGGGGGATCCGGCGATGTGATCGAGCAGGGCGATGCCTCCTCGTCGTATCTCTACATGGTGATCGCGCATGAGTCCGAGCCTTTCATGCCGCCGAACCAGCCGAAGATGCCCGAAGCTGAACTCGCTCTGATCCGCGACTGGATCGACATGGGCGCTCTGGAAAACCAGGGCAGCAAAGTTGTCAAGAAGAAGAACGAGCTGGCGAAGATCGAGATCTCCACCGAACGTCCGGCAGACGCACCCGTCATGCCACCCGAATCGCTGACACTCGATCCGGTTCATGTTTACGGACACGCGAACAGCATCACCGCACTGGCGACCAGCCCGTGGGCTCCGCTGGCGGCGGTCTCCGGATTCGAACAGATCGTTCTGTATAACACGAGCACGGGCCTGCTGGCCGGCGTGTTGCCGTTCCCCGAAGGCGTGCCACAGATCCTGAAGTTCAGCCGCAACGGTCAGTTGCTGATGGCTGGCGGCGGTCGCGGCGGTGCATCGGGCAAAGTGATTGTCTTCGATATCAAGACCGGCAACCGCGTTGCAGAGATCGGCAATGAATACGACAGCGTTCTGGCCGCGGATATCAGTTCCGACCATGCTCTGGTCGCACTCTCGGGGCCAAAGCGTCTGATTCGTGTTCACTCCGTGCAGACCGGTGAGCTGCTTTACGAGAAGAAGAAGCATACCGACTGGGTTCTGGCCGTCGAGTTCTCTCCGGACGGTGTGCTGCTGGCGACTGCGGATCGCAGTAACGGCATGCAGCTTTGGGAATCGCTCACTGGAAACGAGTACCTGAGCCTGAAGGGGCACTCCGGGCCGATCACGGATGTCTCCTGGCGTCCAGACTCGAACATGCTCGGCAGCTGCAGCGAAGACGGAACGATTCGCCTTTGGGAGCTTAACAACGGAAACGAAGTAAAACGCTGGAACGCCCACGGCGGTGGGGTCTCGGCCATGGACTTTACCCGGGATGGCAACATCATTTCGATCGGTCGCGATCGTAAAGTGAAGCTGTGGCAACTTGACGGGAAAGAAATCAAGTCCTTCGGCGACTTCCGGGATCTGGGTCTTGAAGTGGCCTACGACGCTGAGAACAAGCGTGCTCTGGGCGGCGACTGGACGGGAGAGGTCCGCGTCTGGGATACAACCACCGGAACTCAGCTCTTCACTCTGGCTCCCAATCCGGCTGACCTGCCCCAGCAGTTGTCGCAGGTAACAGGCAATCTGGCTGAACAGAGCAAGAAACAGGAAGCTGCGACGAAGGAACTTGCCGCACTCAATGCCAAGATCGCCGCCCGCTCCCAGAGCGTAGAGGCAAAGAAGAAAGAAATCGCCGGCCAGGAAGTGGCCTTGAAGACTGCTAACGAGCAGAAAGCGGCTGCCCAGAAGAAAGTGGACACAGCGAAGGCCGCGCTGACGAAAGCCAATGCCGATGTGGCCAAGCTTTCCGGCAATCGCGATCAACTCGCTAAAACTCTGGCTGCCGAACAGAAGGATGTCGCGGCGAAGAAAGATGCGATCGACAAGGCAACAGTTGCCAAGCAGGCGGCCGATAAGAAAGTGACCGACACTACCGCCCAGATCCAGGAGCTGGAAAAGCAGGGCGAGTCCGCTCAGGATGCACTGGCTCAGGCGAAAGCCGCTCTGGCGGAAGCCCAGAAAGCAGCCGAAGCCGCGAATCAGACGCTCGCAGCTGCCAATCAGGCTCATCAGGCCGCTGTGGCGAAAGTCCAGGCCACTCAGAAGAGCCAGCAGGAAAACGCACCGGCACTGGCCGCTGCTCAAAAGTCCGCTGGCGAACAAACAGCGGCCGTCAAGACTGCAGAGCAGGAGGTCAACACGGCTAACGCCAGTATCGCCAAGCTGAATCAGAGCGTTCCCGCGCTGAAGAAGCAACTGGCCGAGATGGAGAAGGCCGCCCCGGTAACGGAGGACGAGAAGAAGAAGCAGGCCGAACTGGCTGCAGCAGCCAAACAGGCTGAGCAATTGGTGGCAGTCCTCAAGGCTCACCACCAGCGCGTCGAAAAGCAGATGGCGGGAGCTCAGCAGGCCTCAGCCAACTAA
- a CDS encoding DUF1549 and DUF1553 domain-containing protein, with protein sequence MNVKARITTIAALFAVCLASFAATQAAEDRSLVKIGLYPPQVNLKTAKDKQSIVVQAVYADGVTEDVTAKAELKLVGAACARIDGAMLYPVADGSATLECTFNGEKASAPVKVVEATAPRPVSFKLDVMPVFMKANCNTGSCHGAARGKDGFMLSLFGYDPDGDHHRITREQLGRRINLGVPEASLLVQKGTGSVPHTGGKCFETDSPYAKDMIEWIANQCPKDPADIPYCDSISLYPEQAVLDGAGALQQLTVLAHYSDGTERDVTSLALFQSSNDNSATVDKLSGLITAGKRGEAFVMARFATHTVGSQVIVLPKGLVYEASKEQPSNYVDEFVLEKLKKLRMNQSPVCSDEVFIRRAYIDLVGQVPSPEEFNAFVADTAPDKRAKLIDELIERKEFTELWVSKWAEWLMMRSNNQVSYKSIVLYYNWLAEQIAKNVPLDQMTRELLTCNGGTFTDPATNFYELERDNLKVAENVAQVFMGMRIQCAQCHNHPFDRWTQNDYYSFAAFFSQIGRKPAEDYRESIIYNRGGGEVKHPVTNQNAVPVFLGGGQPEIKGGADRREVMAEWLASPDNPFFAENFSNRIWHHFFGIGIIDPVDDIRVSNPPSNPELLKELARRFTESGYDYRQLIREICNSKTYQRSTERNESNATDEKNFAHQNTRRIKAESALDIISQVTNTKDKFRGLPLGSKATQIADGSTSTYFLTTFGRATRETVCSCEVKMEPSLSQALHLLNGDTVNSKIKSGDVIKTFVQNKTPADEVITELYIRCLSRKPLESELTKLRPLFADEKGYQQACEDVFWALLNSREFLFNH encoded by the coding sequence ATGAACGTTAAAGCCCGCATCACGACGATTGCCGCACTGTTCGCAGTGTGCCTGGCTTCGTTTGCCGCAACCCAGGCGGCCGAAGACCGGTCGCTCGTTAAAATTGGACTCTATCCTCCCCAGGTGAACCTGAAGACCGCGAAGGACAAGCAGTCCATCGTCGTCCAGGCGGTTTACGCCGACGGGGTGACCGAAGATGTCACAGCCAAGGCCGAGTTGAAACTGGTCGGCGCAGCCTGTGCGCGGATCGATGGAGCGATGCTCTATCCGGTTGCGGATGGCTCCGCGACACTCGAATGTACCTTCAACGGCGAGAAAGCTTCCGCACCGGTCAAGGTTGTGGAAGCGACGGCGCCGCGTCCGGTCAGCTTCAAGCTCGATGTCATGCCTGTCTTTATGAAGGCGAACTGTAATACCGGGAGTTGCCATGGCGCCGCCCGCGGTAAAGACGGTTTCATGCTGTCGCTGTTTGGTTACGATCCGGATGGCGACCACCATCGCATTACCCGGGAGCAGTTGGGCCGCCGCATCAATCTCGGTGTCCCCGAAGCCAGCCTGCTGGTTCAGAAGGGGACCGGTTCGGTTCCGCACACAGGTGGCAAGTGCTTCGAAACAGATTCGCCCTACGCGAAAGACATGATCGAATGGATCGCGAACCAGTGCCCGAAAGATCCGGCTGACATTCCTTACTGCGATTCGATCTCGCTCTACCCGGAACAGGCGGTTCTGGATGGAGCAGGCGCTCTACAGCAGTTGACCGTCCTCGCTCACTACTCGGACGGGACCGAACGGGATGTGACCAGCCTGGCATTGTTCCAGTCGAGCAATGACAACTCCGCGACCGTTGACAAACTCTCCGGCTTGATCACCGCCGGCAAGCGGGGCGAAGCGTTCGTAATGGCCCGTTTCGCAACGCACACCGTCGGCTCGCAGGTAATCGTGCTCCCGAAGGGGCTCGTCTACGAAGCCTCAAAAGAGCAGCCCTCGAACTACGTCGACGAGTTCGTGCTCGAGAAACTCAAGAAGCTGCGTATGAATCAGTCGCCGGTCTGCAGCGACGAAGTTTTCATTCGCCGTGCCTACATCGACCTTGTTGGTCAGGTCCCTTCCCCGGAAGAGTTCAACGCGTTCGTCGCTGATACCGCCCCGGACAAGCGGGCCAAGCTGATCGATGAATTGATTGAACGCAAAGAATTCACCGAACTGTGGGTCTCCAAGTGGGCCGAATGGCTCATGATGCGGTCCAACAATCAGGTGAGCTACAAATCGATCGTTCTGTACTACAACTGGCTGGCCGAGCAGATCGCGAAGAACGTGCCGCTCGATCAGATGACCAGAGAACTGCTGACCTGCAACGGCGGAACATTCACCGATCCGGCGACCAACTTCTACGAACTCGAACGCGACAACCTCAAGGTCGCCGAGAATGTCGCCCAGGTCTTCATGGGAATGCGGATTCAGTGTGCCCAGTGCCACAACCACCCATTCGACCGCTGGACACAGAACGACTACTACAGTTTCGCCGCATTCTTCTCGCAGATCGGCCGTAAACCGGCTGAAGATTACCGTGAGAGCATCATTTACAACCGTGGTGGTGGCGAAGTTAAACATCCGGTCACAAACCAGAATGCCGTCCCGGTCTTCCTGGGTGGTGGTCAACCGGAAATCAAAGGCGGTGCGGATCGTCGGGAAGTGATGGCCGAATGGCTGGCTTCGCCAGACAATCCGTTCTTTGCGGAAAACTTCTCCAACCGCATCTGGCATCATTTCTTCGGCATCGGGATCATCGATCCGGTTGATGACATCCGTGTCAGCAATCCGCCTTCGAATCCGGAACTGCTTAAGGAACTGGCCCGACGGTTCACGGAATCGGGTTACGACTACCGTCAGTTGATTCGTGAGATCTGCAACTCGAAGACTTATCAGCGATCAACGGAACGTAACGAGTCCAATGCGACCGATGAGAAGAACTTCGCCCACCAGAACACCCGACGCATCAAAGCCGAGTCTGCTCTGGATATCATCAGTCAGGTGACGAATACCAAGGACAAGTTCCGCGGTCTGCCGCTTGGTTCCAAGGCGACCCAGATTGCTGATGGCTCAACCTCCACCTACTTCCTGACGACATTCGGTCGCGCCACTCGCGAAACCGTCTGCTCCTGTGAAGTGAAGATGGAACCATCGTTGTCGCAGGCTCTGCACCTGCTCAATGGAGATACGGTCAACAGCAAGATCAAGAGCGGCGACGTCATCAAGACGTTTGTGCAGAACAAGACCCCGGCGGACGAGGTCATCACCGAACTCTATATCCGGTGTCTGTCGCGTAAGCCGCTGGAATCGGAACTGACGAAACTTCGTCCGTTGTTCGCGGATGAGAAGGGTTATCAGCAGGCCTGTGAAGATGTCTTCTGGGCACTTCTGAACAGCCGAGAGTTCCTGTTTAATCACTGA
- a CDS encoding peptidase yields MAALFVSQSATATAADPDLTRLSPYGAQRGQEVEVTFSGDRLDDAVEVISYEPGLEITGVVAPEDKKGKTVTAKVKVKEDSPLGAHRLRIRTKTGLTKIANFFVGNYPVVNEKEPNTDFTTPNTIEMNQTVHGQIDNEDVDYFVVPAKKGQRLTAEVEGLRMGTYFLGANFFDPYVAILNEARFELAACDDHALTYQDGFASIIVPEDGNYIVEVRDASYGGHSASLYRLHVGDYIRPTATVPAGGQPGETVNVTFYGDVTGPFQQQVTLPSKKEIDFGIFAGQGAAASPTPNRFWLSALPNVIETEPNEDRAQATEISIPAAANGIVLSETDTDYFKMAMKKDQEVDIDVIARRVRSAIDSVIDVYDENGRRLAGDDDRKRPDSWVRFKAPADGNFYFRVRDQLNNGGADFHYRVEVTPVSPAMEITTNEEQRYVQPDVEIPQGSRTAMLLSVKRENFGGAVQFISENLPAGVRMESPENWASDGVVPLMFHAEENVELGSQFARVIGQWTHPSNKDLVVTAPVEQHHMKVRGRNQNDYVWLERLDQIPIVTTEKVPFDIQIVQPKVPLVRGGQMQLKVVATRAEGFDEEIRVQVLQNPPGVNSSRSVKIEKGQTEALIPINASGNAPIQESAITVTGTARVGNGNISINTPFATLRVAEKYLNLEFVSAATEQGAPVDLQVKVTNLTPFEGKATVKLVGLPAKTSTVDKEITKDDAEIVFPITTDPASPVGETKNLFCQITVTENGEPIIHSIGSGRLRINKPAPVVVAKPKVEEKPTEKKPAPPKPKVLSRLEQLRLQQEQLRNQAN; encoded by the coding sequence GTGGCTGCACTGTTTGTCAGCCAATCTGCGACAGCGACTGCTGCCGATCCCGATTTGACTCGGCTCTCACCATACGGTGCTCAGCGGGGCCAGGAGGTGGAAGTCACCTTTTCAGGCGACCGGCTGGATGACGCTGTCGAAGTCATCTCCTACGAGCCGGGACTGGAGATCACTGGAGTGGTCGCCCCGGAAGACAAGAAGGGGAAGACCGTCACTGCTAAGGTGAAGGTCAAGGAAGATTCCCCGCTCGGAGCACATCGGCTGCGAATTCGCACGAAGACCGGTCTGACAAAGATCGCCAACTTCTTCGTCGGCAACTATCCGGTCGTCAATGAGAAAGAACCAAATACCGACTTCACGACTCCCAACACGATCGAGATGAATCAGACCGTGCACGGTCAGATCGACAATGAAGATGTCGATTATTTCGTCGTGCCTGCTAAGAAGGGACAGCGCCTCACCGCGGAAGTCGAAGGACTCCGCATGGGAACCTACTTCCTGGGTGCGAACTTCTTCGACCCCTACGTGGCCATCCTGAACGAAGCACGCTTTGAACTGGCGGCCTGCGACGATCACGCCTTGACCTACCAGGATGGTTTCGCTTCGATCATCGTTCCTGAAGACGGCAACTACATCGTTGAAGTTCGAGACGCCTCCTACGGTGGTCACAGTGCTTCGCTCTACCGGCTCCATGTCGGTGACTACATCCGCCCGACCGCCACGGTTCCTGCCGGTGGACAGCCGGGAGAAACGGTCAACGTCACTTTCTATGGCGATGTCACCGGCCCGTTCCAGCAGCAGGTCACCTTGCCGTCCAAGAAGGAGATCGACTTCGGAATTTTCGCGGGTCAGGGGGCAGCGGCTTCGCCCACTCCGAATCGCTTCTGGCTCTCCGCGTTGCCGAATGTGATCGAAACGGAACCGAACGAAGATCGTGCTCAGGCAACCGAGATCAGCATCCCCGCCGCTGCGAACGGCATCGTGCTGTCCGAGACTGACACCGACTACTTCAAGATGGCCATGAAAAAGGACCAGGAAGTCGATATCGACGTCATCGCCCGCCGGGTCCGCTCTGCCATCGATTCCGTAATCGACGTATATGACGAAAATGGCCGACGACTCGCCGGCGACGATGACCGTAAACGTCCTGACAGCTGGGTGCGTTTCAAAGCTCCAGCAGACGGGAACTTCTATTTCCGCGTCCGAGATCAGCTCAACAACGGGGGTGCCGATTTTCACTACCGCGTGGAAGTGACTCCGGTGAGCCCGGCGATGGAAATTACAACGAACGAAGAACAGCGTTACGTCCAACCGGATGTCGAGATTCCGCAGGGAAGTCGCACCGCGATGCTGCTGAGCGTGAAACGGGAGAACTTCGGCGGAGCCGTTCAGTTTATCTCCGAGAACCTGCCGGCTGGCGTGCGGATGGAATCGCCTGAAAACTGGGCCTCTGACGGTGTCGTTCCACTGATGTTCCATGCCGAGGAGAATGTCGAACTGGGTAGTCAGTTCGCCCGCGTTATCGGTCAGTGGACACATCCCAGCAACAAGGATCTCGTCGTCACCGCACCTGTCGAGCAGCATCACATGAAGGTCCGCGGACGTAACCAGAACGATTACGTCTGGCTCGAACGGCTTGACCAGATTCCGATCGTGACCACTGAGAAAGTCCCGTTCGATATCCAGATCGTTCAGCCCAAGGTTCCTCTTGTTCGCGGCGGGCAGATGCAACTGAAAGTTGTGGCCACCCGTGCCGAAGGATTCGATGAAGAAATCCGGGTGCAGGTCCTTCAGAACCCGCCCGGAGTCAACTCGAGTCGGTCGGTGAAGATTGAGAAGGGCCAGACTGAAGCCCTGATTCCGATCAACGCTTCGGGCAATGCTCCGATTCAGGAATCGGCTATCACTGTGACGGGAACTGCTCGTGTCGGAAATGGGAATATCTCCATCAATACGCCCTTCGCGACGCTGAGAGTTGCCGAGAAGTATTTGAACCTCGAATTCGTCTCAGCTGCGACAGAGCAGGGCGCTCCGGTTGATCTCCAGGTGAAAGTCACCAATCTCACTCCATTTGAAGGCAAGGCAACGGTGAAGCTCGTTGGACTGCCGGCCAAGACTTCGACAGTGGATAAAGAGATTACGAAGGACGATGCCGAGATCGTTTTCCCGATCACGACTGACCCGGCTTCACCGGTCGGCGAAACCAAGAATCTCTTCTGCCAGATTACGGTGACGGAGAACGGCGAACCGATCATTCACAGCATCGGTTCGGGTCGTCTCCGGATCAACAAACCGGCTCCGGTCGTAGTCGCCAAGCCGAAGGTTGAAGAGAAGCCAACCGAGAAAAAGCCGGCTCCGCCGAAGCCCAAGGTTCTGTCGCGCCTCGAGCAGCTCCGGCTGCAGCAGGAACAGCTTCGTAACCAGGCCAATTAA